In Helianthus annuus cultivar XRQ/B chromosome 9, HanXRQr2.0-SUNRISE, whole genome shotgun sequence, the following are encoded in one genomic region:
- the LOC110875062 gene encoding uncharacterized protein LOC110875062: MASGGNTDTTERITRNELNKMISDEVTKAFDANVSKLAQEVEGQVLSIVENMVTSKVDELKEMITGIQSKKEARRCTYKDFMACKPATYNGEIDPIECQRWIANMEGVFIRSHCDKEDQVMFATGQLTRRAKDWWDSYSKEIGENRVQTLTWQEFKQPFVKYHCPQSVVDRIQENFLRLRQKDESVNEITNTFLDQLKFCEEIVGTERKKIIRYHGMLKAEIREFITPSKCGTLDEIIDLERDREIEIRRQDERGEKRQVEKGSTQGSSKKPKMHDQGKKEVSKGGFPRCKTCGKPHSGECLLGRKGCYNCGQEGHPYYNCPNPKRVCYNCNESGHVKAECPKLKQGVKKEGKKEEPTKAKGRMFQISTEEARAHPNVVSGIKEESSNQSGSQTKDGKGKATC, from the exons ATGGCAAGTGGAGGAAACACGGATACTACCGAACGTATAACTCGAAACGAGTTAAACAAGATGATTTCGGATGAAGTAACGAAGGCATTTGATGCAAACGTTTCAAAGTTAGCACAAGAAGTGGAGGGTCAGGTACTAAGTATAGTGGAAAATATGGTTACGAGCAAAGTGGATGAATTGAAGGAAATGATAACAGGGATTCAAAGCAAGAAGGAGGCAAGACGGTGCACCTACAAGGATTTCATGGCATGTAAGCCTGCCACTTATAATGGGGAAATTGATCCCATCGAATGCCAAAGATGGATAGCTAATATGGAGGGGGTGTTCATTCGAAGTCATTGTGACAAGGAAGATCAAGTCATGTTTGCCACAGGGCAACTTACACGAAGGGCTAAAGATTGGTGGGATTCGTATAGTAAGGAGATCGGAGAAAATAGAGTTCAAACTTTGACTTGGCAAGAATTCAAACAACCTTTTGTCAAGTACCATTGTCCACAATCAGTTGTGGATCGAATCCAGGAAAACTTTCTCCGACTCCGACAAAAGGATGAATCAGTCAATGAGATCACGAACACTTTCCTTGATCAACTGAAGTTTTGTGAAGAAATAGTCGGAACGGAGAGGAAGAAGATTATCCGTTATCATGGCATGCTTAAGGCTGAAATCCGAGAGTTCATAACTCCTTCTAAATGTGGAACTTTGGACGAGATTATTGATCTGGAAAGGGATAGGGAGATCGAGATAAGGAGGCAAGATGAACGTGGGGAGAAAAGGCAAGTTGAGAAGGGATCAACACAAGGCTCTTCTAAGAAACCCAAAATGCATGATCAAGGAAAGAAAGAAGTTTCCAAAGGCGGGTTTCCACGATGTAAGACATGCGGAAAACCCCATTCCGGTGAATGTTTATTGGGAAGGAAGGGGTGTTACAATTGCGGACAAGAAGGGCATCCGTACTATAATTGTCCGAATCCCAAAAGGGTGTGCTACAATTGTAACGAATCGGGCCATGTGAAGGCTGAATGCCCAAAGCTAAAACAAGGGGTGAAGAAGGAAGGGAAGAAAGAAGAACCCACGAAAGCCAAGGGAAGAATGTTCCAAATCTCCACGGAAGAAGCAAGAGCTCACCcgaatgtggtctcag GAATAAAAGAAGAAAGCTCAAATCAATCCGGGTCGCAAACGAAGGACGGCAAAG GTAAAGCAACTTGTTGA